A window of Glycine soja cultivar W05 chromosome 2, ASM419377v2, whole genome shotgun sequence genomic DNA:
tcaaaaaaaaaaaaaaaaggagtgaaATAGGATTGAATAAAGTACAATTTTGAAGTTCACCATTAATTGATAAGGATTAAAATTTGGGGGAGATAAAGACAAATTGTATTAGAACCAAAAAGAAGAAACGTATAATCTATCAAAatatattccagcatcacaaaTTTTACATCTACCTCCAATTAGTTAATCTGGTGACAGATTCTTTACCAGTGATAGGAagtgaaaattgtttttaagtTATTCCTCCAAATTTGTGAAGAAACACAAGTAAATTACTGTGTTTCAACAGTGCTAAGTTattgtgtgtgagtgtgtgtatatatatcttATGAGAGgaaacattttatatatatgagagGGGGTTGGGAAGAATGGCTATGGTTTTGATCAAACCTGACATCTTTATTACACCAAAGACTTTCGTTAGCAAAGACGCCTCAAATTCGTCTTTTGCAAGGTTTTACATGCTTGAACTCATTGCTTCTCATTTTGAACATGTATCTCAATTTTTTCATCTTATAGGCTGTTGCAAAAATGGCACAAAAGCATGCCAGGTAtaaagaaaggagaaaaaatatgaataacggACAAACTTAACCTCTGTTAGAATTTTCCTGATCAACTAAATATTCACTAGAAATGTCATCCTGTGGTGTCTTTGCAAATGTATCTCCGTCATATTCTGCATCATTGTCTGAGTTTGCATCactcctccattttcttttcatgattttgggGATCATGCGAGTTACTTTAGTCTCCAACatttcatcattattatttatgtgTTCAAACCGAACAGCGCTCACCTTTCTGGCATTTCCAGCTAGTATCTGCACCAAAGACAAAGAAGCTGTGTGTTTTCGATTCCAAAGACGAAGGGAATGGGGGAGGCTAAGGATAAGCTCCAGATTCAGTTTATTAATTCATACAGATTGccaaaaaaaaacagttaattTGAAACCATATGAATGTGGCTCACAAGTTTAAAAATTGCAATGATTATGCAAAACATAATTCCAATCCCGAGACAACATAGAACCCTACAAAATGGAAAAGCTGTAGAGTTGACAAGCTAACAATATACCAAGTCCTCTGACATGGCTTCACTAACAATATGTTCAAAAACCAGAAATCAAAGCACAAACTTGTTGATCAAGCTTTTTGAAGAAAATCGCATTGACATCTTTAGTGTAGCTTGAGAAATAGTACTGAAAAAAGGGTACATGCAACTTATGCAAGTATACTGTAGTTGTATTATGCTATCATCATACTTGCTCTCACCATCCATTCTCTCCAACTTTGCACATATATAACCAAAAAACAATAGGACTACCCTGAGTGGAATTTTAAGATAGCAACAGACTGATTACCTCAAGTTTGAAACTCTGGTTCTTCTCCTTCTGATCCTGCTGGTCAGCATTGGactcattgttatcatcttcatcttcccTTTCAAGAACTACTTTGATGCACTCACCTGTCCTTGGAATGTATCCAAATGCTTCACACACAAAGCCTGATACCGTCTCATATTGGTGACCCTGAAATAGCAGATGTCACCTAAGTATCAAGAAGCCTGAAATTCTTCATCAGACTTAGCAATATGAACAGTAAGGAAAATTAATTCCAATGAGCTGATTGTCTCTCAACTCAACTCTAAGCCCCAGGATTTATGAAACCCAATTGTTGTTAACAGCATAAATTTCTCCAAAAATATAGCAAAGTTGCTTATTTTCCCAATTTAGTACACAACTTGTGTAGAAATAACAAACTAGCATAAGAAATGTATTGATGTGATGCCTATTTGAAATCCAAGGAAGCGGATGCCTATTTGAGAAGCAAAGATGGGTCTACGATGCTACAATGATTCTGAAGGGCAAATTCATGAACTTAATTATTGATATACTACTAATAAGAAGTTGTGATCTTGGATATTTTCCCCTTAAGAAGCAAAAGCTGACTAGATAGTCCAACTAAGAAGGTCACACTAGCTCCAGTCAAATAAGCAGGGTCATCATCAAAAGACAAATATGTCAGTTGCATGCAAAAAGAAGTGGCAAACCTCTGGCATCTTGATGTTCAAATCTTCAGAGAGCTGATCAATGGATGTGTTTGCATCCACATCAAAAACACCCTCAGCTCGCATTACAATGTAACCAGTTTTTTTCTGTATCTCCTCCTGTAGGAATAACCAGGAAAGAATGTAAAAAggttctttaataaaaaattagcaaGCAGAAAGTAGTTTTagtcataaaaaatcaaatgcaTAACTAGGCAATAATAGCTAAATTCAAAGTCCATTAATAGTTATAGTCTTCAAGTCCATATTTTGGATAGTATTGATGTGATATCCCACTGATATCAGTAGTTTCAGTGTTAGTATTCAGCATATGTATCATTTTCTATCTTCAGTCTGAGCTAGTTTTTATCAGTTGCCCAGAAATTACGTGTAGGATTACTGGCAGCGTCAGAATCAAACCTAGCTTAAGTTGTATACTGATATCTGTTTTTCTATCAAAGTTGCATTCTATCTTCCAGAACCCTTTTGCACTTACATGCATTATTATCACCTTTTACACAGCATTACTGGTCATCCTCTCATTTACTGCAATTTCATACTCATATTTACACTATGATGCTTTGAAGAGTTTGTATTTGAACATTGAACATggctaagaaaaaattattttacttatatttatttttatcaaaaaagatTTCCTAGTTATGAAATAACATCATAAACCCATCATTgctcaaataaacattgatcCATCTCAATAGTTTGACCTCTTTATTTCCTTCTGGAGAGATTCTGTTACTTTACACTTCAGTTCGTTGTATACTTGAAAAAACTTACTTTTTAACTGCTTTGAATTATATCAATCTGAAGCCATGAAAATAGAAAGCCTAAAACACAAGCTGGACTTTTAGCAAAGCAATTAGTAGCCATTAAACAGTAGATTTGTTAGCATCTAAATTAGTAGCCATTCAAAGCAGTAGATTATGGGACAATAACTAAGAAAGGTATACAAATATTATGCAGTCAGGACAAATGaatattccataaaaaaaactGTTGCTGAACAAAGAGTGCAGAATAAAAAggatcttttgtttctttttttgggTGAAACAGAGTAAAGATGGATGAATTCAATATATGCTTCACTTtcagttatttaaaaataaatttaaaagaaacaaagtAAAGATTAAGCACAAGCATTTACCTTTGAGTcattttcatcaaatatttcaCCAACAATTTCCTCAACAACATCTTCGAGTGTTACAATCTGTTAGATGGCAAAATCAATAAGACATCTAGATTTGATAAACTGAAAGTTGTTAGAACTTATAAGCAGATTACATGGAATGGATTTCAGAAGACTTGGAGAGTCTAGTTACAATCTAATAAACTGTCCGAAGACGTAAAACTCTCTCTTGATTTAGCTATCAATAATAAAAGTGGTTTATGTCTACACCCATTCTTGAACCAGTCATTGCTAAATGCAACAGGTGTGTGGAATGGTGAaccataaaatcatttaaaaaatgaactcAAAGGATCGAAGAAACACTGCCATTAGACattcaaacttaattttaacaAGAACTAGGAAAGATAAAGGCAAGCGGATGAAGAGAATAGTGGGTAAATAAGAACATTTAGTAAATCAGAATAGCCTGCCTTATAACCAGAAAGACTTTTGGTTTTATTACAATGATTTTGGATATGTAAagttagagaaaaaataatttaaattatattagagAACAAGACACAGCGTATAGTACAACATATTACAAGAGAGAGCTGTAGCACACTTAGAGATgtataaaaactaatatttctacaggattatttatgaatattcTTGCAATAGTTCACGATGACGGGAATGATCTCAATGTTGAGAGAGCTGTAGCACACTTAGAGATgtataaaaactaatatttctacaggattatttatgaatattcTTGCAATAGTTCACCATGACGGGAATGATCTCAATGTTGATTCTGTTAgcttttatttcaaattagcATTAAAAAGAGGTTAATAAATAATTGGAAAAGATTTTGAAAGAAACTAAACCAATAGGGATAGCATGTTCAAATTGATATCTTTCATATACTTCTTTTGGGGTCAATGGTTGTAATTAGCAGTGTATGCATCACCAGTGAATCATAAATTTACagatttatattcatatttatgtCAGACAAAAAGATCGAAGTTGGTTGTATTCTGGATTGGTGTGCACATACCCCCACAGTTCCACCATACTCGTTAAGAACAACCGCCATGTGAACCTTCCTGATTCTGAACTCTCTAAGAAGATTCCAAACAGACATTGAATCTGCAAATCAGGGATTTATTAACATTCTGCACCAAGTTAAACAGATATAGATGTATTCCTATCCCAGACAGTTCAACCAGTTTAACAATTCAATTCCCATATGAGGAGAAAATCAGGGATTTTGATCATTAAGTTTAGTCAAGACATAGTAAGTCAGCTGCTGCTTAATTCTTTGTCCATACATTAATGAATAATTCATCATATAATACTAGCACATGACAGAATGCCAAATTGTTGAACATTCCCCTGCTACCCTTCCAATTGGTGAGTCTGTATTATAAGTTTGTCACAGGGCATTAAAGATATTGTGAAATTTATCAACGGAAAATAATATATCTTGATGAAACAAAGATAGCATATTagcatgtttaaattttaaaatatatgctgAAGTGGCAAGAAGGACAATTCAGAGCCTCCAGCAGAATCTATTCTGAAAATGCACTGACATATATGGAGTAACACAATCAACACAGCAGAGATGACAACGCAATGAGAGAATAAGAAACTTGCTTTAATGCACCATCAATTTAGATTAACAAAATGCTAAATGTAAAAAAAGTCTGACAATGGATCTAATAGCGTATtgcttcttttttgttgttCCTCACCTGGCATAGTTGGCCCAATTATAGTCATcaggtaaaataaataatgttttatatGTACAGTGGCTACGTTGCATGAATATGGGTGAGCATAGGTAATATCAACATGAATGATGAAAAAAAGTTACCAGGTACAAAATAAGCAGGTTTGTGAGCCATATCTCCAACCGTAGTACTTTCTAGCAACTCACCCTTCAAAATCAAACAGATTATAGTTCTGCAAACTATGAGATTGGGGGatataattaataagtaaaGCACTTGTAACTCAATAAACATGATGAGTAAAATCTGCCAACCTTTTGAACATAATCCAGCAGATCCATTGCATATGCTATACCCATTATATTATCAACACGTTGCTCAAAAACAGGTACCCTAGGAAACGTGTCATGATTCAATTAGCACATTGGAAAAGTAAAATCACTGTAAATTTGAAACCTGGAAATCTTCAAAATACCTTGAGTACTGATGTGTGACCCACAAGTGATGAAAGTCTACCAGGCTTGAacttgcatcaattgcaacaacaTCAACAAGAGGTGTCATAACCTCTCTGACATGTGTGTCTTTTATctctaacacattttcaatcATATCctgtaatattatatatatatatatatatatatatatatatatatatatatatatatatatatatatatttgagatGCTTAAATTTTAACAGACAAATAAAAATGGATTAAAATATCTATAACAATCAATGAAGATAAGGCTTTTGCAAGTGTTGTAAAGAAGTGTGACAATAATGTAACATACATCATTATCAGAAAATATGATGGGGGCTCATTCCATatggaaaattgaaaatttatatatgctttatgaaattttattttctataaatgagagaaaaggcTAAACATTTTGAAGACaaatatataatgatattattaGAATATTAAACCCAATATTCATTACCTGTTCTTCCTCCTCTATTGCCCCACTTAATTCTGCACCTCTTAGCATCAATTTTAGCTCATCTTCAGTTACATATGGCTCACTGGTAAAGCAAGCAATAACTTTAgtgttgaattttaaaaaaatcaacaagaaTATGTCCCACAAtcattgcttcaacaaacagaTGCCACTTTCCACATGATTTACATACTAAGGTGGCAAACCACAGTTGCTCTTTCAAACCAGGGTTCAAAAatacataaaaggaaaaaaaaaacagttactCCCTTGTGCCACATCATTCAACCAAATTTGGAACCCAAAAACAGAAAAACTGTTAACCATCTACCACGTATAAATCCctcataattaataaaataattttaattttcccaTTTGTTCTCTTTGTCATAACATTTAGGAAAAACTCAACCTTAGGAAATGGACAGTTATCATGGAGCAtgggtgaaaataaaagaacaccATCCTTAAGATGAAGGAACTAAGATTTAGTTAGCATCAGATTAAAATTAGATTTCACAAAACATCCATAAAGaagcaaaagaaatagatataatatgataaaagaaGATTAATCTCTGGCTATCTTTTCAACAGACCTTCTTCCTTTTAGGCCAAGCAATTTCAGCATCCCCATTGAAAGATAAGTAACAATTCTTCCTACAGGATACAACACCAGGGAAAGCCATGCCACTGGCCTGACCTAGAGGCATTAGGAccaatatcaatatcaatatttgtTACAAAAGAAGTTGAGGCAGAAATATCATGTAAATATGAATGATGTGTTGTCAAAAATGATTAATCAGCAGCATCATTTCTGTTCccaaatattataaaagaaaaggcAAGAAATTTACAACTTACCACAAACCGAGCCACCTCTGTGGCGTTATGAACAGCTATGCTTTTTGGAGTGATTTCAGTGAGAAGCAAAAtggcaaccttgtttgattacaaagagaagaaagaaattagatatatgaaaaaaaaaattatatgaaaacatACAAACCTGCACACCATATGCACTGTTCTGTGATCAATTTGATGCAATCGATCTGattgaaaagataatttatgATTCTATTGTAAATCCTataacaaaacaacaaaagaataacataaaattagGCAGGTATATCCTACATCCTATAATGTTGTCTAAACTTCTGTCTATGGAGAGCTTAAATGTATGAATTCAAATAATGAATCATATCATCCCCCCGTTTCTATCTTACTCAAAAGTTAGCTAAGGCACCTTTTTCACAAATTGGTGATAAAGCTAGCAAGCTTTACATGTCAAATTCTTGTTCCCACCACATCAGGAGTTTGCAAGTTTAATGGGCAGCATGTTGATATACTGAAAGATTCAATGTTCCAAATGAATAATAATCAAGTGGCCTAGTGCATCTGAATTTTTGATAATCAAATCAATGCATAAGCCCTTTAAGCATGTTTTGATGTCCTAGAAATAGTAGATTTTTAACATTTGAGCAagaaaatcaaaacatacaGTCATCACTCCTGTTGCTGCACTGACACCAGCTTCACCAAACATAGCAGTTGCTGCTTCAGTGACAAGAGCAGTTGCCCCAATATTGACCACCCTGCATACAACAAAATACTAGCATGAGAAACATTCTATActgaaaaaatgatatttttcaatGATAAGATCAATGCAAGGAGAATACGTTGTGCCAATAAGTATTGTGG
This region includes:
- the LOC114403002 gene encoding putative DUF21 domain-containing protein At3g13070, chloroplastic isoform X1 — protein: MMTLESWVLSHQMFSSSSRLFYPAHENRRKSLPIKVLGRNTRYSFPFVPNCVAPSSFTRLHASSFEADAKLQDRTRLRCLGSSSDCLSDRNVVSNANLNCIQELLKRGIILAATVCGLLVFGCSRVFAVEGVVNAGYGVFGQSILLLRNTWPKVLQVLRIFKEQGLVLAVLLGLSAFFSMAETSITTLWPWKVRELAEKESENGVFRLLRSDVTRFLTTILIGTTVVNIGATALVTEAATAMFGEAGVSAATGVMTVAILLLTEITPKSIAVHNATEVARFVVRPVAWLSLVLYPVGRIVTYLSMGMLKLLGLKGRSEPYVTEDELKLMLRGAELSGAIEEEEQDMIENVLEIKDTHVREVMTPLVDVVAIDASSSLVDFHHLWVTHQYSRVPVFEQRVDNIMGIAYAMDLLDYVQKGELLESTTVGDMAHKPAYFVPDSMSVWNLLREFRIRKVHMAVVLNEYGGTVGIVTLEDVVEEIVGEIFDENDSKEEIQKKTGYIVMRAEGVFDVDANTSIDQLSEDLNIKMPEGHQYETVSGFVCEAFGYIPRTGECIKVVLEREDEDDNNESNADQQDQKEKNQSFKLEILAGNARKVSAVRFEHINNNDEMLETKVTRMIPKIMKRKWRSDANSDNDAEYDGDTFAKTPQDDISSEYLVDQENSNRG
- the LOC114403002 gene encoding DUF21 domain-containing protein At1g55930, chloroplastic-like isoform X2 — encoded protein: MVSLDRAFFCLGIHGLKCCKFFVYLRSKVWCWQCFWAFQLFSQWQRLQSLLFGLGRVVNIGATALVTEAATAMFGEAGVSAATGVMTVAILLLTEITPKSIAVHNATEVARFVVRPVAWLSLVLYPVGRIVTYLSMGMLKLLGLKGRSEPYVTEDELKLMLRGAELSGAIEEEEQDMIENVLEIKDTHVREVMTPLVDVVAIDASSSLVDFHHLWVTHQYSRVPVFEQRVDNIMGIAYAMDLLDYVQKGELLESTTVGDMAHKPAYFVPDSMSVWNLLREFRIRKVHMAVVLNEYGGTVGIVTLEDVVEEIVGEIFDENDSKEEIQKKTGYIVMRAEGVFDVDANTSIDQLSEDLNIKMPEGHQYETVSGFVCEAFGYIPRTGECIKVVLEREDEDDNNESNADQQDQKEKNQSFKLEILAGNARKVSAVRFEHINNNDEMLETKVTRMIPKIMKRKWRSDANSDNDAEYDGDTFAKTPQDDISSEYLVDQENSNRG